One genomic window of Candidatus Didemnitutus sp. includes the following:
- the hflX gene encoding GTPase HflX, with product MADFLTDQKKTTRALLVGVQTHDMAVGEGAELLGELKELVENLGISVARTVLVTMRAGEQPKFLIGTGKTAELIGLAKADECDLIVFDKELSPAQQRNWEEESGLAVIDRQEVILEIFADRAQTREAVLQVALARMEYSLPRLTRAWTHLSRQRGKGAMGGEGETQLEQDRRLVRDRIAHLKRELEQVLQQRDVQRRRRMRKPVPGAAIVGYTNAGKSSLLNKLTGAQVLAADKLFATLDPTTRQLALPDGRTLLMTDTVGFIRRLPHRLVEAFKATLEEVVVSDFIIHVLDVANPNVEHHFATTMEVLGELGAADKPMIIAFNKVDATSPETIALFRARHPEALFISVHTGEGLDRLLARCAELAIDDQMSAELLLPHDRYDLVAKLHQLGTVAEQDTRDEGVFIRGRFPLKQRALFEPFLAPAAPAPAAAKKKSAKPAARAR from the coding sequence CGCCGAGCTGCTCGGTGAGCTGAAGGAACTCGTCGAAAACCTCGGCATCTCCGTCGCGCGCACCGTGCTCGTCACCATGCGCGCCGGCGAGCAACCGAAATTTCTCATCGGCACCGGCAAGACCGCCGAGCTCATCGGCCTCGCCAAGGCCGACGAGTGCGACCTCATCGTCTTCGACAAGGAACTCTCGCCCGCGCAGCAGCGCAACTGGGAGGAGGAATCCGGCCTCGCCGTCATCGACCGCCAGGAAGTCATTCTCGAAATCTTCGCCGACCGCGCGCAAACGCGCGAAGCTGTTCTCCAAGTCGCGCTCGCGCGCATGGAGTATTCGTTGCCGCGCCTCACGCGCGCGTGGACGCACCTCTCGCGCCAGCGCGGCAAAGGCGCGATGGGCGGCGAAGGCGAGACGCAGCTAGAACAGGATCGCCGCCTCGTGCGCGACCGCATCGCGCACCTCAAGCGCGAGCTCGAACAGGTGCTCCAGCAGCGCGACGTCCAGCGCCGCCGCCGCATGCGCAAGCCCGTGCCCGGCGCCGCCATCGTCGGCTACACCAACGCCGGCAAATCCTCGCTCCTCAACAAACTCACCGGCGCGCAGGTCCTCGCGGCCGACAAGCTCTTCGCCACGCTCGATCCGACCACGCGCCAGCTCGCGCTGCCCGACGGCCGCACGCTGCTCATGACCGACACCGTCGGCTTCATCCGCCGCCTGCCGCACCGTCTCGTCGAAGCGTTCAAGGCCACGCTCGAGGAAGTCGTCGTCTCGGATTTCATCATCCACGTCCTCGACGTCGCCAACCCGAACGTCGAACACCACTTCGCCACCACGATGGAAGTGCTCGGCGAACTCGGCGCCGCCGACAAGCCGATGATCATCGCCTTCAACAAAGTCGACGCCACCTCGCCCGAGACGATCGCGCTCTTCCGCGCGCGCCACCCGGAAGCGCTCTTCATCAGCGTGCACACCGGCGAAGGCCTCGACCGCCTCCTCGCGCGCTGCGCCGAACTCGCGATCGACGACCAGATGTCCGCCGAGCTGCTTCTCCCGCACGACCGCTACGACCTCGTCGCCAAGCTCCACCAACTCGGCACCGTCGCCGAGCAGGACACGCGCGACGAAGGCGTCTTCATCCGCGGCCGCTTCCCGCTCAAGCAGCGCGCGCTTTTCGAGCCGTTCCTCGCACCCGCCGCTCCCGCGCCCGCCGCGGCGAAGAAAAAATCTGCGAAGCCAGCCGCCCGCGCGCGCTGA
- a CDS encoding alpha/beta hydrolase, protein MRLAPLLVSVLFLGFAAAIAAPTPPAQPATGPGGADYAYANVASHSTGEGGDDVTIFWPEKSTAENLPVIVFTHGWGAMKPEHYLAWIHHLVRHGAFVLYPRYQKSLRAPSADFTPNAVAGVKRGLEWLATQKQLPRADLTRLATVGHSAGGVLAANLVIALPAAGLPAPKAAMCVEPAVLERDGKPLVPLSDLAKIPATTLLLTLSGDRDTLVGDIGARRIYESATAVPAANKDWLELRSDDHGAPALVATHRAPAAPLPGYTPPKREEPKGFIRKRIAEKAKERLAERGLDLDSSTQEPPVTDALDYYGTWKLFDALCASAFENKFRDAALGGGPAQLDMGKWSDGTPVKPLARRSAPPAAQ, encoded by the coding sequence ATGCGCCTCGCTCCACTGCTCGTCTCCGTGCTCTTCCTCGGCTTCGCCGCCGCCATCGCCGCGCCGACCCCGCCCGCCCAGCCCGCCACCGGCCCCGGCGGCGCCGACTACGCCTACGCGAACGTCGCTTCGCACAGCACCGGCGAAGGCGGCGACGACGTCACGATTTTCTGGCCCGAGAAATCCACTGCGGAAAATCTTCCGGTCATCGTCTTCACTCACGGCTGGGGCGCGATGAAGCCGGAGCACTACCTCGCGTGGATTCACCATCTCGTGCGCCACGGCGCGTTCGTGCTCTACCCGCGCTATCAGAAAAGTCTGCGCGCCCCATCGGCGGACTTCACCCCCAACGCCGTCGCCGGCGTGAAACGCGGCCTCGAGTGGCTTGCGACGCAGAAACAGCTCCCGCGCGCCGATCTCACGCGCCTCGCCACGGTCGGCCACTCCGCCGGCGGCGTGCTCGCCGCCAATCTCGTCATCGCGCTCCCCGCCGCCGGTTTGCCCGCGCCCAAGGCCGCGATGTGCGTCGAACCCGCCGTCCTCGAACGCGACGGCAAACCCCTCGTCCCGTTATCCGACCTCGCCAAAATTCCGGCTACGACGCTGCTTCTCACACTCTCCGGCGATCGCGACACGCTGGTGGGCGACATCGGCGCGCGCCGCATCTACGAATCCGCGACCGCCGTGCCCGCCGCGAACAAGGACTGGCTCGAACTCCGTTCCGACGACCACGGAGCGCCGGCGCTCGTCGCCACGCACCGCGCCCCCGCCGCCCCGCTGCCCGGCTACACGCCACCGAAGCGCGAGGAGCCGAAGGGATTCATCCGGAAGCGCATCGCGGAAAAAGCGAAGGAGCGTCTCGCCGAGCGCGGCCTCGATCTCGACTCCTCGACGCAGGAGCCGCCGGTCACCGACGCACTCGATTACTACGGCACGTGGAAACTCTTCGATGCGCTGTGCGCCTCCGCCTTCGAAAACAAATTCCGCGACGCCGCCCTCGGCGGCGGCCCCGCGCAACTCGACATGGGCAAATGGAGCGACGGCACGCCGGTTAAGCCCCTCGCGCGCCGCAGCGCGCCTCCCGCCGCGCAGTAA
- a CDS encoding (2Fe-2S)-binding protein, with protein sequence MPTFRLNINGQTHSVDAPADTPLLWILRDNLQLTGTKFGCGQGLCGACTVHLNGVPVRSCQMPISVVSGMPITTIEGLDPAGAHPLQKAWCDHDVAQCGYCQPGQIMTAAALLKSNPTPTDTDIDAAMAGNLCRCGTYLRIRAAIKDAASLNTASAPATTTANSGGAK encoded by the coding sequence ATGCCGACCTTTCGCCTGAACATCAACGGGCAGACGCACAGCGTCGACGCCCCCGCGGACACTCCGCTGCTCTGGATCCTCCGCGACAACCTCCAGCTCACGGGCACGAAATTCGGCTGCGGCCAGGGCCTGTGCGGCGCCTGCACCGTCCACCTCAACGGCGTGCCCGTCCGCTCCTGCCAGATGCCCATCTCCGTCGTCTCCGGCATGCCGATCACGACGATCGAGGGCCTCGATCCCGCCGGAGCGCACCCGCTGCAAAAAGCCTGGTGCGACCACGACGTCGCGCAGTGCGGCTACTGCCAGCCGGGCCAGATCATGACCGCCGCCGCGCTCCTGAAATCCAATCCCACGCCCACCGACACCGACATCGACGCCGCGATGGCGGGCAACCTCTGCCGCTGCGGCACCTATCTCCGCATCCGCGCCGCGATCAAGGACGCCGCGAGCCTCAACACCGCGAGCGCGCCCGCCACGACGACCGCGAACTCAGGAGGTGCAAAATGA